In Lacibacter sp. H407, the genomic window CATCGTTCCGTGTAAAAAAGAAAATCTTTGTTACACTCGATGAAGCAACACACACAGCTTGTGTAAAATTTTCAGCAACTGATCAATCGGTGTATTGCCTCATCGACAAAACGATCATTTGGCCCGTACCGAATAAATGGGGGCAGCAGGGCTGGACATTTGTTGATCTCAAAAAGGTCAAAAAAGATCTGTTGACAGAAGTGTTGACAACAGCGTATTGTGAGGTGGCGCCAAAAGCGTTGGCCGGGTTGTATAAAAAACCAACTTAAAGAAAAGATCCCCCGAAACGGAGGATCTTTCTTAACCAAAAACATCAGGAAAAACAAACTGTTTCCAATGGGGTCTATTAATAAATTTTACAAGAGGGCGAATGCAATTATCTTCAGAGGAACGGGAGTCGTTTTTTCGGAGTTGGATCTAAAAACGGAGCCGCTGCAAATGTACGGGCCGATCAACTGCTTCACTTAACAGATGCGGTTGATTACTGCCTTTAAAAGACAAAAGGGCTGTTGCCGGCCCTTTTTGTGAAAATCTTTACTCTTTTATGAGATTACCCGATCCCGCAGATTTCGATTTGATGTCGGCCGGGTTGCCGTAATAATGAATATCACCGCCACCTGCTACACGCACATCCAGCACCAGACTGGCAAACACCCACACATTGCCTGAACCGGCAATATTGATCTTGGCCGTTTCTGCTTTCAGGTCTTTCATCATCACATCACCACTTCCTGCCACTTCAATATCCACCACACGGGTTGCGCCCGATCCTTCTGCTTTTCCGCTACCGGCAATATTTACATGCACTTCCGGTGCATTTACTTCCATCAGTTTAATATCGCCACTACCTGCAATACTCAGCCTGATCTTTTCGGTAGAAGTGATGGCGGTTTGAGCAACCATATTACCACTACCAGCCAGACTTACCGATGAATAGCGGGGCGATTTGATGTATACTTTAATGTCTTGTGATGGACGAATGTTGGTGCCACTTTTGGTACGGATCTTTAATACTCCATCCTCTACCGATGTTAAAATGTATTTCATCAAATTTTCATCGGCTTCAATTCTTATCTCCGTTTCATCGGCCTGCGAAAAAAATACATCAAAGGAACCGGATGCCTTCACGCTTTTGAAACTTCCTTCGTTACGGTTAACGGTTACTATGTCGCCATTGCCTTTTACACTACGCCAGCCGCAGGAAGTAATGGTGATCGAAAAAATGAACAGAAGTACCGCTCCGGTAATAATTTGTTTGCGCATCATGATTTGGTTTTTGTTTTAATAGTAATCTGCAGACCTTCACGCTAAGACGGGCACAACGGTTTGTTGGTTACGCACACGGCTCACTGAAAGATCATACATGGGTTAAAGCTGGAGCCCGACAAAAGTAAATGAAAAAATATAGGGTAAAAATTATTCATGCCAATTGTTTCTACACAGGATGAAACTCTTTTCCCCATTGCCCGAATATCTCTGCTTTTGGCCATTGCTGCTTTTTGTTACCTTCGCCGCATCATGACAGAAAAGATTCTCATCCTCGATTTTGGTTCCCAATATACCCAGTTGATCGCCCGTGCCGTGCGTGAATGCAATGTGTACTGCGAAATCACCCCGTTTCACAAACCCGTAGTAGTAGACGAATACCTGAAAGGGATCATTCTTTCCGGTAGCCCGTTCTCCGTAAATGATGCAAACGCACCCACGGTAGATATCGAAGCACTCACCAAAAAATTTCCCGTTCTCGGCATTTGCTATGGTGCCCAGCTTACAGCCAAACAACTTGGCGGACGGGTGGAGAAAAGTGAGAAACGTGAATATGGCCGTGCTGTATTACGGAAAGAAAAAGAAGATGTGCTGTTGAAAGATATCAGTGAAACATCGCAGGTATGGATGAGCCATGGCGACAGCATCCTCGAATTACCGGCCGGCTTTGAGATCATGGCCGTTACGGATTCTATTCCCGTTGCTGCATTTCGTTCGAACGGTACCGTTAGTAAGCCATTGTATGGATTGCAGTTTCATCCGGAAGTGTACCATTCAACCGAAGGAAAGAAAATACTCAAGAACTTTTTAATGGATATCTGCGGCTGCAAAGCCGATTGGACACCGGCATCGTTTGTGAACGAAACGGTAGCCAGTTTAAAACAACAGATCGGCGATCGCAAAGTGATCATGGGGTTGAGCGGTGGTGTTGACTCTACTGTAGCCGCTACATTAATTCACAGAGCAATCGGCAGCAATCTCTTTGGCATTTTTGTTGATAATGGAGTGTTGCGCAAAGATGAATTTCAGCAGGTACTTGATACTTATGGTACTATTGGTTTGAATGTAAAAGGTGTGGATGCACGTGAACATTTTTATACCAAGCTGGCGGGCAAAAGCAACCCGGAAGAAAAACGGAAGATCATTGGGGGCACTTTTATTGAAGTATTCGACCGTGAAGCACATACAATAGAAGGTGTGGAATTACTCGGACAGGGAACCATTTATCCGGATGTGATTGAAAGTGTGAGCGTGCATGGTCCATCTGTAACTATCAAATCGCATCACAACGTGGGTGGATTACCCGACACCATGAAACTGGAATTGGTGGAACCGCTTCGTTATTTATTTAAAGATGAAGTACGGAAAGTGGGTGCAGAGCTGGGTATCCCGGCTGATATGCTGAACCGTCATCCCTTCCCCGGTCCCGGTTTAGCTA contains:
- a CDS encoding MmcQ/YjbR family DNA-binding protein; this translates as MISLKTFRQLALSFAEVTEQPHFEKTSFRVKKKIFVTLDEATHTACVKFSATDQSVYCLIDKTIIWPVPNKWGQQGWTFVDLKKVKKDLLTEVLTTAYCEVAPKALAGLYKKPT
- a CDS encoding head GIN domain-containing protein, which gives rise to MMRKQIITGAVLLFIFSITITSCGWRSVKGNGDIVTVNRNEGSFKSVKASGSFDVFFSQADETEIRIEADENLMKYILTSVEDGVLKIRTKSGTNIRPSQDIKVYIKSPRYSSVSLAGSGNMVAQTAITSTEKIRLSIAGSGDIKLMEVNAPEVHVNIAGSGKAEGSGATRVVDIEVAGSGDVMMKDLKAETAKINIAGSGNVWVFASLVLDVRVAGGGDIHYYGNPADIKSKSAGSGNLIKE
- the guaA gene encoding glutamine-hydrolyzing GMP synthase; this encodes MPIVSTQDETLFPIARISLLLAIAAFCYLRRIMTEKILILDFGSQYTQLIARAVRECNVYCEITPFHKPVVVDEYLKGIILSGSPFSVNDANAPTVDIEALTKKFPVLGICYGAQLTAKQLGGRVEKSEKREYGRAVLRKEKEDVLLKDISETSQVWMSHGDSILELPAGFEIMAVTDSIPVAAFRSNGTVSKPLYGLQFHPEVYHSTEGKKILKNFLMDICGCKADWTPASFVNETVASLKQQIGDRKVIMGLSGGVDSTVAATLIHRAIGSNLFGIFVDNGVLRKDEFQQVLDTYGTIGLNVKGVDAREHFYTKLAGKSNPEEKRKIIGGTFIEVFDREAHTIEGVELLGQGTIYPDVIESVSVHGPSVTIKSHHNVGGLPDTMKLELVEPLRYLFKDEVRKVGAELGIPADMLNRHPFPGPGLAIRILGEITEEKVDLLQRADAIFINGLKEHNLYDKVWQAGAILLPVQSVGVMGDERTYEFTLALRAVTSVDGMTADWAHLPYEFLAHISNEIINKVRGINRVVYDISSKPPATIEWE